DNA sequence from the Lycium barbarum isolate Lr01 chromosome 5, ASM1917538v2, whole genome shotgun sequence genome:
CTCAATGGTATTCTCAATCACAAATCTCACAACCCTAGAAACGAGAAAACAACAATAAGTTCCTTTCATTAGTATAGCTGGTTGAAGAAATACAAACACGCACCTGATTGGTTTATACTGCCCTATTCGATGGATTCTATCTTGGGCTTGCCGCTCCACAGCAGGATTCCACCAAGGATCCATCAAGAAAACCTAGTAAAGTTCAGGAAAAGAGCGACACGTCAAGCAAAGTAGTCTAGGTCATTCAACGGAAAATTACAAGTCCAAATAGGATCTCTATTCCTTAGGTGCACAGAGAAGAAGTTAAAATATCCCAAacaaaataaatatttgaaacctGATGAGCAGAAGGAATTCAACAATAGATCAAAACACCTGGTATTTGACAAGAAATGAAGAATCTGCATTGAcagagaaaggaaagaaaaaccTTACATGTGATGCCACTGTAAGATTGAGGGCAACACCACCGGCTTTCAAGCTCATAAGGAATATCCTGCAATCTGGATCCTCAGTAAATCTTGTAATTGCATTATCTCTTGCAGCCATAGTCATGGATCCATCTAACTGAACACAACTGATGCCCGACTGCCAAATGCACACAGGACATGTTTTTTTCGCTGTAACTACTGATGGCAAAAAGAGGGGTAGGTGAGAAGGGGATAAAGATAACATGTCTTACCTTCTGTAAAGAATAGTGTATCAGATCCAAAAACGATGTGAATTGGCTGAAGACTATTGCTTTTGCAGAACCATCTCTTTCAACCATGAACCTTATTTCTTCTCTCTAGAACCAATAAACCAAACAATGAGAACGAAGCATAGGCACACTTCACCTTAGCACTTCAAATAGGGGTCTTACTACCAAAAGGAGGTACAGCGGATATTAACAATAATAAGATTGGAATAGTTTAAGCCATAATGTCAAAGGATATAAATAAGAATGAGACCACAATTTATTCCTCAATTAATTTCACTCAAAGTGGGGGGGTGGTATTTGATGCAACATTCCAATGGTAAGCAAAACTTCAATTAACCTCATTTATTCCCCGTTTGCACAAAACCAAACTTGACAAATTAATTTTCTAGGTGCATGTAAGGCAAATTCACCAAGATACAACACCTAGAAAGACTGAAACCATCCTCTGAACtattgcatgcataaaatcatcttGGTCCTATATCTGGTAAAGTTAGATGGCATAGGATATTTAGTGCCTGCAAATGATGCAGTATTGCAGCCCCTTGCACAAAAACCATAAAGCAAAATATAAAGGCAAGATAAGTTATAGTTATTGATTGAAAAGTAATTGAATACCAAAGCATCTATTTTTGTGCTTGTCTGGAAATCATCAAGACAAATTCTGTTCAGTATACTTGAAGACCTAAACCCTTTGATAGTCGCTTTAGATTTCTGATCCCCCTTATCATTTGCGGTGAAATCCACTGTAAGTGGTTTAGAACATGAAGGGCATGAAACTTGTCCCACACTTGCAGAAAAACTTATCAGACATGACTTGCAAAAGACATGTGTGCAAGAAGTAACCTGCAATAATCAAAAGAGGTGCACAGTTGTATAAGAAAGTCTGATCAAACAACAGAATAATAGTTAAGGAATTCATAGCATCTTTCTTAGGTTGTCAAGAAATGAGGTACAAGAATTTAAATCAAGAAGTCCATAAGTTTTAAGGAAGTCCTTGTAGGTGTTAAAAGGCATTCCTAAAAGCATTTCTAGTAAAAAATTGAGGTCTTTCGTATGGTGTTGGAAAAGAATTTGCAGAAGCTTGGGCACTTAAAGAAGGCTAGAAAAGCTATTCAGAATACTTTTGAAAAGACATAGTTGCGAAGGAATACGGCCACATTAAGATTTGAAATATCcatcataaaatatacaaaatattaatTTAGTGCGAGTTGGAACTCCATAAAATTCAACATTGGTGAAGTATCAAGTTTCTTGATGAGCATGTTCCTTTCCTTTTCcccgtttttttttcttttttttgtttcttttatactttttacttcttttttttatgGAAGGGGGAGGGGATGCAACTCACAACTGGATCTTCTACTGGATCATGGCATAAACCACATGGTTGTTCAACATAGCCTGCATCATTTATGTGTCCATTTCTAGCCAAAGCAGTACTTGAGTATACCACAAGATAAGGATGATCAACTGCCTGTGGTCAGATCCcacaaaaaataaagtaaaaataaaatcaaTCAAATATAAGCAAAATTTTGCTAAGTTATCACTTTTTGAGATAGAAGCATGCATGCATATATCATAGAAAGTCAAATTGTGTGCTTTAGTACATGAAGTTTGAGCTTTTATTTCTTAAACGGCCTAAAATATTACGGAAGTTCAGAAGATGCAACAGGAGGAGGCAAGGTTTGTATATAAGGTCATATAGTGGAGGATAACATTCCAAATACAGAAAATCGTAGCCAAGGCAtactaaaaaacaaaaaaataatcaGAGCAATCAATTGCAATAACAAAGGAGAGTAATGAAGTGAAAACTCGTTCTTGTTCTTGTGTGGCACTTCTTCATTCAAGGAATTaaaaaataagaaatataaaataggCACTTCAATATGAGAAGAGTTTCAGAAGACAGTAAttttacatatatgcatttttGACACATTCAATGCCATTGCTTAAGGACCATATAATTAAACTGGATAATTGGGATTGTATCCTTCAAACTTAAATTACTAGCAAGGGGATAGTAGGCTAGATTGCAATCCTTGTCAACATTTTGCCACACTGGATTACACATCAGGTTGGGTTTTTATGATCCAAACCAACGGTGGGTTTAGCATCTTAAATTTTGTCTCACATAATGTTTTTTTAATTGATTTGGCGTCCAAATGTTGCATCCACTTACGTGAACCTAAATTCAATAAGATATCGTGATGTAATTATTACAAAAAACGGATGGATAACCTAGTAGGAAACTCAGTCCACCTCCAAATCATATGGATGAGGATTCACTTGACCAAGTAAACATAATAAGAAAGGATCACTGCGGACTCCTCGCTAGGGCGTTCTCATGGGTGGAGTTGACACTTCATCATATAGAAAGAATAGTAATGAATATTACAAGACGAAAGAATTAAATAGTAcagaaaaaaaatgaaggaaaaaaggATTAATTAAATTGAAAAGTGCATGCTAGCACAAAatctaaaaaaggaaaaaagtatTGACGGAAAAAATTAAGTGGTGACTGGAAAACTTATAATGAAAATAGTTGCAGGAAAAATGGCTTAAGGGAGGAATATAAACGCCACGAGATGGGGAATGGATGTCAACACTGATCTAGGCACAAGCAGCAGCGGCAGGTGAAGACCAAACTGCGACTGATGTTGCGGGAATGGAGGAAAATACCCAGGCAGAGACAATAGTGGGAGAGGAGCAGAGTAGCATTTAAAGTTGCTTTGGTTCATCTTTTCGGAAGACAAGGTTTTACACTTGTTGCTTGTTTGAAGAAGGCCATCTTCCAATAACAGAGAATTGGTTTTGAGAGCCTGTTTGGctggcttaaaaaaagcagcttataagctggaaacagcttataagctaaaaaaaaaaaaaaaaaaaaaaaaattggggtaggccaacttattttttttggcttataagctgtttccaacttataagctgctttagataagctaaccaaacgggcccaattaattttttaggcttatttcaagcacaaaatgactttaagctagccagccaaacactcaaaaaagctgaaaacagcttataagcaacttataagccaatccaaacgggctctgaaTCTAGAAAGCAAAACTAATTAGATTTTTCAAAACTGACTTTGAGTTTGTTTCTATTTGGGGAACCAACATTTGGTTTCTTGTATACTTGTTTAGTTTACTAAATCAAAAGATAAGGAAGTGATTAGAACGGAAGAAGGAAGCAAAGAGGAGAAAAATATCACAAGAAATTGTATATCTCTATTCAAAATTGTGGAGCATTACTTTTCACCTCGATTCACAGGTGACTAGCATTACTGAAATATAATCCCACACCTCCCCAGCTTAGTTTATTTGGTGATTACGGAAAATTTGTAATGAACAGCAGACAACTCTATCCAACCTAATTCAGAGGCTAATTCTACAAGCCAAGTGATCTTAATAAATGACGTTATCAAAAAGTTATCCTAATAAATAAACTGTAAACTATATCTCTAGTATTTGCCCCAATAATATGATTCTAATCAGTAAAAACGCATTAGATCCACTCTTCAGTTTTTGAGAGATAAGAGAGGGACCGCGAAGATCAATGCCGTCCACAATGTCAAATTGAGGACAAGGATTCAGCATGTCGCTGGGTTTGCCAGCAGTGGTGACGGTGAACTGCACTAATAACACCGATGCAGAGAATCTGCCCATCATTTCCATGAAAGGGATCAAGCTTAACAGGTTAACTTGCCCACTGTCAACAAGGGTAAGTCAGATCTTAAGAAGAAGGTTATGCCTGCTGTCATTGGTCGCAAGCCATGGCATAGGTAGGATGCTGTTAACATGTACTTCGAAGATAATACTGGGGTGATTGTGAGTCCAAAGGGTGAAACAGAAGGGTCTGCAGTCTCTTGCCCAATTGGGAAAGAGTGTGCTGATCTTTAACCTAGGATCGCTAGTGCTGCCAATGATATTGTGTAGAAGTAGAATTTCCGAGTAGTTTGCAATTCCTGTTTTGATCGTTTATCTAAGTTAAGGGTTTTGTCTTGGTAAGAATTATTTTCTCTGAGTTCTGCAATACTAAAAGATTTCTCATCAAGTATTTCATTTCCATGGCTTAGTGCTTTTACCACAATAGATGTAGAAGTATAGATATGTTTCTTCGTAAATAAAATGCATTAGATCCATTGTTTGAAGGTTAACAATGAACCTATAGTAGCAACACTTTCACAACTAAAACCAAATACATGCAGGTACCAAAACACATTATACAGAACAGTTAAGATTGAAAGCACGATCTCCGTACCTGTCGCAGGCGAGTGAGTAGATCAAAAATGTGAGCATAGTTATTCATCAAAGTACCAGCTTGAATGTATCTGCACCAAAATACATCAGGAAGAAACAATATAGTGataataagaaaaaaaatacacTGTTTATTCTGGCTCTCAATATTTACTTTCACAAGGTGAAAGTAGCTAGTATTGAGCATTTTCCATGAGAAACGATGTAAAATGATTCTTTTTCGGGATTTCCAAGAAAGAAACGGCAGTGTGTTTTCAGGATGACTTAACAGATAGCAATCAGATGAAACATATACCATGCAAGCACTCGATCGAAATACCAAAAAAGATAACACACAAGAAAAAGACCATGAGCTGTCCCATTTATACAAATTGAATGAGAACATTACCAAAGAAAGATGATATGCAAACAAGAAAgcattacccgtggtgcacttgcgggaaactccttgccgagggcctgtgcacccccgggattagtcggggctcaaagagacccggacaccggtgcttaatcaaaaaagaAAGCATCTAGTTGCATAAGTACTGACTAAAATAGATGACATACGTATTAAACTGTGCCTGGCTTTCATTGTATAGTGATGTGTAGTAGTCTTCTTCTTTCACATCCAAAGAATCTTTGCGCAAGGTAACCTGAATGCAAAAGTAAGCAACAGGCTAAAGTGGACAGAAAACCATTATCAACTCAAGCAACGCATTAATGTGAACCAAAACTTACAATCCTCGGAGGAAGTGCAAGATCAGCAGCCCTTCCCTTTTTAGTACGTCTTAGCaatatgcttttcaaaattttgtGTTTCAACAAAACCATCGCATCTCTACCAGTCCTGTGATTCCCTTGAGCTTGTATGGGTGAGGCAATATACTAGAAACAGAAGATGTATCAACCTCTCCATGTCAGCAACAATTTTTTTGTCAGAATCAACAGGAAACACCAAAATAAGTATATCAATTTGATAACTTACTCTATTCCACCAGCAAAAATGCCGAACAGATTTGTGGGGGCAATGTGGGCACTCGGATGAGCTACAATAAATACAAATATGAAAGGAACAGAATACAAGAGTTTTCAAAATGGTGCAAAATAAAGAAAGATTCAAGGAAGAACGATTTCAACAGTCATTGAAACATTCAACGACAAATTCGGTAAAAATGAAAACTTGTAACAGAGTAAATATAAAATAAATCTTGAGCAATAAATTTGTTTCTCCATCCAAGTTAGGTGCAAAGATCAGAAAGAAACTTCAAGTATACCTATAGTCCAGAACTCTGCAATCACAATCTTTGCAGAAGTAGTAAGAGTAAGGAATCATTTGCAGGAAACGGACCTGTCCAAAAGTAAGGATGTGTTTAATTTCAAAAAATGAAGTTGTGAATTACGTTAACCACTAGAGAACATTAATCCCAATAAACTTACAAGTGAGTACAACTCTCCTACACGGTTCTGGAGGGGAGTACCACTTAAGGCCCACTTATAAGAAGATTCTAGCGCAAGAATAGCTCTTGTAGTGTTGGAGCGTCTATCTTTCACATAATGGGCCTATGCCACAAAAGTGCAATCAGTTAGAAAACTGCACATGAAGGGTTTgtatcacacacatatatatagctGCAGATGAAGGCTTTGTATCACACGTAAAGAAACTTTTAGATGCAGCTGCAAACAGTTTATGCCCTATGTATAGTATAATCATATAGTTGGAAGGAACAGGCACAAGTTAATTATTAGTTAGTTTTCTATATAACAGAGAGAACAGACATGCTTCACTATGAAGACCAAAATCAACATTACCTTGTTAAAAATGATAAAACAAGGTGTGAAGACCAAACAAGAATGCACATAAAAGTTTCATGTCATAAGCAATTGAGTATTGCAATGTGCTTTAGGACAAAGACAAACTTCTTTCAAGCTATCATTTTTTTGAAAGGCAGATCACGTAAAGCGTCGAATCATATGTGCAAGCTTTCGCCCATTGTGTTAAATCAGTTAGCTAAATCAGTTCCATATGCACCATAAGAATCTTCATTCTCTAGCTCCAAAAGAAATCACCATTCCACATTCCAGCTTTACATATTTTATGAATAGCTTGATTGTCTGGAAGAAAACTGATGCTTGAGCTACAACATAACAAAAGGAGGATAAGACGTTTACAGGAAGAAAGTGCAAGAAAAGCAGATGGGAACCATATCTAGAAAACCAACAAATTTCACAAACGTCAGACAAAACCTATAAATGTGAACTTTGAGAAGATGCCAGTCAAAAATAAAGCAACAACATCTAAATGTATATGCAAGTAGAGGGGCGGGCCCATCATCCCCGAGTTCCGAAGGTTGTGGTTGGCCCAAAGGGATGGCCCCAGACGGACTTCTCGGTCAGACAAAACAAATATGTGGGTCTAGTTATGCAATGATTACCTCATCCAAAATGATACGATTCCATTTCACAGAGTGCAAAATTGACTTCTTCGTGGACATATCTTGACCGACACTGGCTGAATCATCAATAGAACCAGCATCAGTCTCGCTCTTGCGCTCCTTTACCTTCCCACGACCTCTTTTGCCCATATCAATTTCTGAATCACTGTAGTCTTTTTTCAGCTTTGAGGTTTTTCCTACTGGCTTTGACTTCTTGCTCTGCTGCTTTGATTGGTTAGCAGTTTTAACAGCATCTGGTCCACAAAAGTACTTCTGGTGAACAGACAACTTTTGTTCGTAAAAAGGTTTTCCACACCACTGGCATTTTTGTTTTGGTGGCATCACATTTTTCCTATACTCAGCCTCCACTGTGGAGTATGTAGTGATAACAAAATCATATTCCGCGAATTTGTCAATATTTTTCTCCCTGTTGGCACCATGATAAACAAGAATTTTGTTGCTTCCTTTAGTGGTGAAGCGGTCAATCTCACTGACCCACTGAATCACAGCAACAACAGGACATATAACAAGGGTTCCTTTCACTGCTGGGAGCTCCTGGGAAGTACAAGGGGCAGGTGAAAGCAAACGGGAATCAGAAATTGCTTGCCCTAATTCGCGTTGAGCAAGCACAAGAGCTATGGCTTGAACAGTCTTTCCCATCCCCATTTCATCAGCAAGAATACCGCCTCTAGCGGTAGATTCTTCTTGCTTCAATGCCCAAGCCAACCACTCTTTCTGGTACCTCAGCAAGGGCATGATCAAGTCAGATGGTGGCTCAACAGTTTCAGTCACCAACTCGTTCTGACCATTCAAGTCTAGATCATTTGTATAGTTTTCAGCCATCCACCTATCGTTCTCTTCTTCCCAGATCTCCCACATCAAAGTGGCTCCTCTCTTCTTTTTACTCTTGTCACGGTTCTTCTTCCTATCCTCTATCCTCCCCATCAATAGACGATAGCCAGTATCTACTTCACCACCCCCTCCTACTTCATTCATCCAATCTGCGTGCTCCTCTTCTTCTACCTGCTCTTCTTTTATTTTGATACTCTTTTGGCCCTTTTTTCTATAGGATCCCAATTTCCTTCTTTTTGTTATCTCGGACCAAACTTCCTCTGTTACATAATCACTATCAAGAACTCCACTAGTTTGGCCTTCGTTCAACAAATTAATTACTTCATCTGCATAGATAATTAATCAATTAGTACAAAGTCCCAGCACGCTATAAAAATGTCACTGTAGTTTCAACAATCAGAAAAGACCAAATTGAGGGCATGTTACTCATAAGCAGATAATATTTGCATCAAAATCAAAGTTATAGGGAATACCTTCATCACTGCTTCCATAGTCATCAGAATCCAAAGACATAGCAAGAACATCATCCTCATCAGAACTGTCCTGATATTGGCGGCTTGATTCTCCTACTTTCACAATTCACATGCAAGTCCAACCACATCATTCACTTATATATACAACACATACTGGATATAGATATGTATGACACATGCCATGTCCGAGAAATACTTCATCACAcacaaaaaatttaagaaaatgaaaaatataatttttgaaaCAAATAGGCTCATTTTTTTCTAATGATGGGGACAAACTTTTTGAAAAAATGACAGAGAGGATAACCATTTCGGTTCAATCAATCAACCCCTTAACTCCTTAACCAAAACAATCAGTTAGGGTAAAACATTTTTTATTATAACAGTGGTATCGCTCACATCTTGACTATCTCCGGATACCTATTATCTCCAATCAACACAAGTACCAGAAAAATCTATCACGATCATTCACCTAGTGTCATTTCAGTTGTGATTCGAACCAAGGATGTCACTCCAATTCATCGACAGCCAGGTCACCCCACTTGGGATTGGATAGACGAACTCCCAAAGGGAGGTCATTTTCCTGATTCTTAAGTCTCCCTCTGTTTcgatttgtttgtcttactttcctttttagttcgttTAAAAACGAATGTCTCTT
Encoded proteins:
- the LOC132640573 gene encoding DNA repair protein RAD16 isoform X1 is translated as MKLRSRPSSSSTKVGESSRQYQDSSDEDDVLAMSLDSDDYGSSDEDEVINLLNEGQTSGVLDSDYVTEEVWSEITKRRKLGSYRKKGQKSIKIKEEQVEEEEHADWMNEVGGGGEVDTGYRLLMGRIEDRKKNRDKSKKKRGATLMWEIWEEENDRWMAENYTNDLDLNGQNELVTETVEPPSDLIMPLLRYQKEWLAWALKQEESTARGGILADEMGMGKTVQAIALVLAQRELGQAISDSRLLSPAPCTSQELPAVKGTLVICPVVAVIQWVSEIDRFTTKGSNKILVYHGANREKNIDKFAEYDFVITTYSTVEAEYRKNVMPPKQKCQWCGKPFYEQKLSVHQKYFCGPDAVKTANQSKQQSKKSKPVGKTSKLKKDYSDSEIDMGKRGRGKVKERKSETDAGSIDDSASVGQDMSTKKSILHSVKWNRIILDEAHYVKDRRSNTTRAILALESSYKWALSGTPLQNRVGELYSLVRFLQMIPYSYYFCKDCDCRVLDYSSSECPHCPHKSVRHFCWWNRYIASPIQAQGNHRTGRDAMVLLKHKILKSILLRRTKKGRAADLALPPRIVTLRKDSLDVKEEDYYTSLYNESQAQFNTYIQAGTLMNNYAHIFDLLTRLRQAVDHPYLVVYSSTALARNGHINDAGYVEQPCGLCHDPVEDPVVTSCTHVFCKSCLISFSASVGQVSCPSCSKPLTVDFTANDKGDQKSKATIKGFRSSSILNRICLDDFQTSTKIDALREEIRFMVERDGSAKAIVFSQFTSFLDLIHYSLQKSGISCVQLDGSMTMAARDNAITRFTEDPDCRIFLMSLKAGGVALNLTVASHVFLMDPWWNPAVERQAQDRIHRIGQYKPIRVVRFVIENTIEERILKLQEKKELVFEGTVGGCSEALGKLTEADLKFLFVT
- the LOC132640573 gene encoding DNA repair protein RAD16 isoform X2 translates to MKLRSRPSSSSTKGESSRQYQDSSDEDDVLAMSLDSDDYGSSDEDEVINLLNEGQTSGVLDSDYVTEEVWSEITKRRKLGSYRKKGQKSIKIKEEQVEEEEHADWMNEVGGGGEVDTGYRLLMGRIEDRKKNRDKSKKKRGATLMWEIWEEENDRWMAENYTNDLDLNGQNELVTETVEPPSDLIMPLLRYQKEWLAWALKQEESTARGGILADEMGMGKTVQAIALVLAQRELGQAISDSRLLSPAPCTSQELPAVKGTLVICPVVAVIQWVSEIDRFTTKGSNKILVYHGANREKNIDKFAEYDFVITTYSTVEAEYRKNVMPPKQKCQWCGKPFYEQKLSVHQKYFCGPDAVKTANQSKQQSKKSKPVGKTSKLKKDYSDSEIDMGKRGRGKVKERKSETDAGSIDDSASVGQDMSTKKSILHSVKWNRIILDEAHYVKDRRSNTTRAILALESSYKWALSGTPLQNRVGELYSLVRFLQMIPYSYYFCKDCDCRVLDYSSSECPHCPHKSVRHFCWWNRYIASPIQAQGNHRTGRDAMVLLKHKILKSILLRRTKKGRAADLALPPRIVTLRKDSLDVKEEDYYTSLYNESQAQFNTYIQAGTLMNNYAHIFDLLTRLRQAVDHPYLVVYSSTALARNGHINDAGYVEQPCGLCHDPVEDPVVTSCTHVFCKSCLISFSASVGQVSCPSCSKPLTVDFTANDKGDQKSKATIKGFRSSSILNRICLDDFQTSTKIDALREEIRFMVERDGSAKAIVFSQFTSFLDLIHYSLQKSGISCVQLDGSMTMAARDNAITRFTEDPDCRIFLMSLKAGGVALNLTVASHVFLMDPWWNPAVERQAQDRIHRIGQYKPIRVVRFVIENTIEERILKLQEKKELVFEGTVGGCSEALGKLTEADLKFLFVT